From Streptosporangium album, the proteins below share one genomic window:
- a CDS encoding FAD-binding oxidoreductase — protein sequence MAALTLGAGLPATAVPSRSDWNALAGGLDGRLVRPGDATYDTARRLFNPAFDAVRPAGVAYCANPSDVAECVGFARRMNVPLAVRSGGHSYAGWSTGTGLVVDVSRMNRVSHASGRATVGAGAKLVDVYDRLGADGVGIPAGSCPTVGVSGLALGGGIGVVSRKYGLTCDVMESVQIVTADGRLLTCDADHNPDLYWASRGGGGGNLGVAVSFGFRTHPTREVTVFFLHWPWAKAAKAVRAWQAWAPSAPDELWSTMHLSRDGGMDAQIVGLYLGGRSGCERLLDRLTDRIGAVSASSVRQTSYRQAMMIMAGCSTLSVSQCHQAGSLPGQTTDGRLSRDTFAAKSHMAYRPLSEAGAKTLVAEVARPGNHTVLLDALGGAVSRVRPDATAFPHRAALFSVQYYAHRAGAAAWARAAHARMRPHFGDHAYVNYIDAELDGWRAAYYGANAGRLARIKAARDPGRLFRLPQGI from the coding sequence ATGGCCGCCCTGACCCTGGGAGCCGGGCTGCCCGCAACGGCCGTCCCCTCCCGATCGGACTGGAACGCCCTGGCGGGAGGGCTGGACGGCAGGCTCGTCCGCCCAGGCGACGCCACCTACGACACCGCCCGCCGCCTGTTCAACCCCGCCTTCGACGCGGTACGGCCCGCGGGCGTGGCCTACTGCGCCAACCCCTCCGACGTGGCCGAGTGCGTCGGGTTCGCCCGCCGGATGAACGTGCCGCTGGCCGTACGGTCGGGTGGGCACTCCTACGCCGGATGGTCCACCGGCACCGGCCTGGTCGTCGACGTCTCCCGGATGAACAGGGTGAGCCACGCGTCCGGCCGGGCGACCGTCGGGGCCGGCGCCAAGCTCGTCGACGTCTACGACAGGCTGGGCGCCGACGGGGTCGGCATCCCGGCCGGGAGCTGCCCCACGGTGGGGGTGAGCGGGCTGGCACTGGGCGGCGGGATCGGCGTGGTGTCCAGGAAGTATGGCCTGACCTGCGACGTGATGGAGTCCGTCCAGATCGTCACGGCCGACGGCCGGCTGCTGACCTGCGACGCCGACCACAACCCCGACCTCTACTGGGCCTCACGCGGCGGGGGCGGCGGCAACCTGGGCGTGGCGGTCTCCTTCGGCTTCCGGACCCACCCCACGCGCGAGGTCACGGTGTTCTTCCTGCACTGGCCGTGGGCCAAGGCCGCCAAGGCGGTCCGAGCCTGGCAGGCGTGGGCGCCCTCCGCACCCGACGAGCTGTGGTCCACGATGCACCTGAGCCGCGACGGCGGGATGGACGCGCAGATCGTCGGCCTCTACCTGGGAGGCAGGTCGGGCTGCGAGCGGCTGCTGGACCGGCTGACCGACCGGATCGGCGCGGTCTCCGCCAGCTCCGTCCGGCAGACCTCCTACCGCCAGGCCATGATGATCATGGCGGGCTGCTCCACGCTGTCGGTCTCCCAGTGCCACCAGGCCGGTTCCCTGCCCGGCCAGACCACCGACGGCAGGCTGTCCCGGGACACCTTCGCGGCCAAGTCGCACATGGCCTACCGGCCGCTGTCGGAGGCCGGCGCCAAGACGCTGGTCGCCGAGGTCGCCCGGCCGGGCAACCACACCGTGCTGCTGGACGCCCTCGGCGGCGCCGTCAGCCGGGTCCGCCCGGACGCCACCGCCTTCCCGCACCGGGCCGCCCTCTTCAGCGTGCAGTACTACGCCCACCGCGCCGGGGCGGCGGCCTGGGCCAGGGCCGCGCACGCCCGGATGCGTCCCCACTTCGGCGACCACGCCTATGTGAACTACATCGACGCCGAGCTCGACGGCTGGCGCGCCGCCTACTACGGGGCGAACGCCGGCCGGCTCGCCCGCATCAAGGCCGCCCGCGACCCGGGCCGCCTCTTCCGCCTCCCCCAGGGGATCTGA
- a CDS encoding GNAT family N-acetyltransferase — MRNWPIFRLRVTTPRLELRIPSLDDLDELGDRAAEGVHDPGFKPFLFPWTDAEPAGRARSTIQFQFGQWSQWSPEKWGCSFVAVLDGQVVGTQELAATDFAVTREVSTGSWIGQRFQGRGIGTEMRSAVLHLAFDGLGAQHATSGAFADNHASYAVSRKLGYLDDGIQIHNRRGKAAQLRRLRLPRDRWSTPAGFEIHDLEPCLPLFGVSRTA, encoded by the coding sequence ATGCGTAACTGGCCCATCTTCCGGCTGCGGGTGACCACCCCGCGTCTGGAGCTCCGGATCCCGTCCCTCGATGACCTGGACGAGCTCGGCGACCGTGCCGCCGAGGGCGTTCACGACCCGGGCTTCAAGCCCTTCCTCTTCCCCTGGACCGATGCCGAGCCGGCCGGGCGGGCGCGTTCCACCATCCAGTTCCAGTTCGGTCAGTGGTCCCAATGGTCACCGGAGAAGTGGGGCTGCTCGTTCGTCGCCGTCCTCGACGGCCAGGTCGTCGGCACCCAGGAGCTGGCCGCCACCGACTTCGCGGTGACCCGCGAGGTCTCCACCGGCTCGTGGATCGGGCAGCGCTTCCAGGGGCGGGGCATCGGCACCGAGATGCGCTCCGCCGTGCTCCACCTGGCCTTCGACGGCCTCGGCGCCCAGCACGCCACCTCGGGTGCCTTCGCCGACAACCACGCCTCCTACGCGGTCTCCCGCAAGCTCGGCTACCTCGACGACGGCATCCAGATCCACAACCGCCGGGGCAAAGCCGCCCAGCTCCGCCGCCTCCGCCTGCCCCGCGACCGCTGGAGCACCCCGGCGGGGTTCGAGATCCACGACCTCGAACCCTGCCTCCCGCTCTTCGGCGTCAGCCGTACAGCGTAG
- a CDS encoding NAD-glutamate dehydrogenase — translation MPLDEAKDELLRSAAEMCAHTPGSDHLGVEEALAYLRFYYRHVAPEDLLNRNPVDVYGPAMAQRQLAENRPQGRALVRAYTPSLEEHGWDPGSSVIEVVTDDMSFLVDSVTMELDRHHIGTQLVVHPQMRVRRDMTGRLLHGAGDDVTGQTLVESWMHFEIDRQADSAALRGLETDLQRVLGDVRYAVEDSVKMRALALQTAEDVSVSPPPLDLAGVEDSLELMRWLADGHFTFLGYREYRLEEGEEGAALRPVPGTGLGILRHDKAGSDSFAALSPELRAKAREKQQMLIVTKANTRATVYRPTYLDYVGVKLFDAEGEVVGERRFLGLLTHVAYSESISRIPVLRRKLAEVLELAGLAPDSHDGKDLIEILETFPRDELFQTSVEQLLPIALGVLRLRERKQVKVFLRPDDYGRYVSCLIYLPRDRYTTKIRVKMQEILLKALGGTSYDYSAMIGESALARLHVVVRSERGKPLDSDAVNVEELEGRLAGATRSWDDDLATAIAELSSEEEAPRLIRRYAMAFPEGYKADFPARMAVADLRRLELLAGSSDEIGMNLYEPYEALDGERRFKLYRIGAPISLSHVLPLLQRMGVEVVDERPYEIDRDNDPNTKDAWIYDFGLRYTPSGEVDRDEFKRLFQDAFGALWRGRVESDGFNGLVLAAGLTWEQAEILRVYAKYLRQAGTTFSQDYIERVLLGNVRLARLLVRLFEARLDPRRSEEVRSELQEAMQEEILGALDEVASLDEDRILRAYLEMIKATLRTNYFQRVDGERKPYISLKFDSPSISVLPLPRPKFEVFVYSPRVEGVHLRFGKVARGGLRWSDRMEDFRTEVLGLVKAQMVKNTVIVPTGSKGGFVAKNPPKSGAREDVLAEGIACYRMFISGLLDITDNLVDGQVVPPADVVRHDGDDTYLVVAADKGTATFSDIANDVAKKYGFWLGDAFASGGSIGYDHKGMGITARGAWESVKYHFRTTGVDIQTTDFTVVGVGDMSGDVFGNGMRLSQHIRLLAAFDHRHIFVDPAPDAARSYAERARLFALPRSSWADYDTSLITQGGGVWPRTAKSIPISPQMRAALGIADGVISMAPNDLISAILRAPVDLLWNGGIGTYAKASSESNIDVGDKANDGLRVNASELRCKVIGEGGNLGFTQLARIEFALSGGLVNTDFIDNTAGVDTSDHEVNIKVLLDRAVRDGELTDKQRNQLLLAMTDEVGQLVLRDNYDQNVVLAAARAQAPEMLHVHSRQLRKLERAGLVNRELEFLPSDKALAERRQAGLGLTAPEFSVLLAYTKLVVDAEILGSDLPDDPYLASWLVSYFPTALRERFRDYMDAHPLRREIITTGVVNDLVNSSGTTFMFRLGEESGASTPDIARAYLVTREVFDLPSFWRQIEELDNKVDTSTQIAMELEARKLAERGTRWLLGNRRAPLDLASTVSFFAKGMNGMLADVPKLLTGSDLVAFEERRDGFIARGVPAELAERVSAMVPAYSTFDLVEVAFYTGRPVSEVAEVYFDLADRLQLSGLRERIIALPRDNRWNSMARAALRDDLYAAHATLTRDVMLHSTPGLSPEERLAHWAEANSAAMSRARQTLSEIWESDNFDLATLSVALRAIRTLVTATNLPPSEA, via the coding sequence ATGCCGCTCGACGAGGCGAAGGACGAGCTGCTCAGGAGTGCCGCGGAGATGTGCGCGCACACACCGGGCAGCGATCACCTGGGTGTTGAGGAGGCGCTCGCCTATCTCAGGTTCTACTACCGGCATGTCGCGCCAGAAGACCTGCTGAACCGCAACCCGGTCGACGTGTACGGCCCGGCCATGGCTCAGCGGCAGCTCGCCGAGAACCGCCCCCAGGGCCGCGCCCTGGTGCGGGCCTACACGCCGAGTCTGGAGGAACACGGCTGGGATCCCGGATCCTCGGTCATCGAGGTGGTCACCGACGACATGTCCTTCCTGGTCGACTCGGTGACGATGGAGCTCGACCGGCACCACATCGGCACCCAGCTCGTCGTCCACCCCCAGATGCGGGTGCGCAGGGACATGACCGGCAGGCTGCTCCACGGGGCCGGGGACGACGTCACCGGGCAGACGCTCGTCGAGTCCTGGATGCACTTCGAGATCGACCGGCAGGCCGACTCCGCCGCGCTCAGGGGGCTCGAAACCGATCTGCAGCGGGTCCTGGGGGATGTGCGCTACGCCGTCGAGGACTCCGTCAAGATGCGGGCCCTCGCCCTGCAGACCGCGGAGGACGTGTCGGTCAGCCCGCCGCCGCTGGACCTGGCGGGCGTCGAGGACAGCCTGGAGCTGATGCGCTGGCTGGCCGATGGGCACTTCACCTTCCTCGGCTACCGTGAGTACCGCCTGGAGGAGGGCGAGGAGGGCGCCGCGCTGCGCCCGGTGCCCGGGACCGGGCTGGGGATCCTCCGCCACGACAAGGCGGGCTCCGACAGCTTCGCCGCGCTCTCCCCGGAGCTGCGTGCCAAGGCCCGTGAGAAGCAGCAGATGCTGATCGTCACCAAGGCCAACACCCGCGCCACCGTGTACCGCCCGACCTACCTGGACTACGTGGGCGTGAAGCTCTTCGACGCCGAGGGCGAGGTGGTCGGCGAGCGGCGTTTCCTCGGTCTGCTCACCCACGTGGCCTACAGCGAGTCGATCTCCCGCATCCCGGTGCTCCGGCGCAAGCTGGCCGAGGTCCTCGAACTGGCCGGGCTGGCCCCCGACAGCCACGACGGCAAGGACCTGATCGAGATCCTGGAGACCTTCCCCCGGGACGAGCTCTTCCAGACCTCGGTGGAACAGCTCCTGCCGATCGCGCTCGGCGTGCTCAGGCTCCGCGAGCGCAAGCAGGTCAAGGTCTTCCTGCGTCCGGACGACTACGGCCGCTACGTCTCGTGCCTGATCTACCTGCCGCGTGACCGTTACACCACCAAGATCCGCGTCAAGATGCAGGAGATCCTGCTCAAGGCACTCGGCGGAACCTCCTACGACTACAGCGCGATGATCGGGGAGTCGGCCCTCGCCCGGCTGCACGTGGTCGTGCGGAGCGAGCGGGGCAAGCCGCTGGACTCCGACGCGGTCAACGTGGAGGAGCTGGAGGGCAGGCTGGCCGGCGCCACCCGGTCCTGGGACGACGACCTGGCCACCGCCATCGCCGAGCTGAGCTCCGAGGAGGAGGCGCCCCGGCTCATCCGCCGGTACGCCATGGCGTTCCCCGAGGGCTACAAGGCCGACTTCCCGGCCCGGATGGCGGTCGCCGACCTGCGCCGCCTGGAGTTGCTCGCCGGCTCCTCCGACGAGATCGGGATGAACCTCTACGAGCCCTACGAGGCCCTGGACGGCGAGCGCCGGTTCAAGCTCTACCGGATCGGCGCGCCCATCTCGCTGTCGCACGTGCTGCCGCTGCTCCAGCGGATGGGCGTCGAGGTGGTCGACGAGCGGCCGTACGAGATCGACCGTGACAACGACCCGAACACCAAGGACGCCTGGATCTACGACTTCGGCCTGCGTTACACCCCTTCGGGGGAGGTGGACAGGGACGAGTTCAAGCGGCTGTTCCAGGACGCGTTCGGCGCGCTCTGGCGCGGCCGGGTGGAGAGCGACGGGTTCAACGGGCTCGTCCTGGCCGCCGGGCTGACCTGGGAGCAGGCCGAGATCCTGCGGGTCTACGCCAAGTATCTGCGGCAGGCCGGCACCACGTTCAGCCAGGACTACATCGAGCGGGTGCTGCTCGGCAACGTACGGCTCGCGCGGCTGCTGGTGCGGCTGTTCGAGGCCAGGCTCGACCCCCGGCGCTCGGAGGAGGTCCGCTCGGAGCTGCAGGAGGCGATGCAGGAGGAGATCCTCGGCGCGCTGGACGAAGTGGCGTCCCTGGACGAGGACCGGATCCTGCGGGCCTACCTGGAGATGATCAAGGCGACGCTCCGGACCAACTACTTCCAGAGGGTGGACGGCGAGCGCAAGCCGTACATCAGCCTGAAGTTCGACTCCCCGTCGATCAGTGTGCTGCCGCTGCCCCGGCCGAAGTTCGAGGTCTTCGTCTACTCGCCCCGGGTCGAGGGCGTGCACCTGCGCTTCGGCAAGGTCGCGCGAGGCGGCCTGCGCTGGTCGGACCGGATGGAGGACTTCCGTACGGAGGTTCTCGGGCTGGTGAAGGCGCAGATGGTGAAGAACACCGTCATCGTCCCCACCGGTTCCAAGGGTGGCTTCGTCGCGAAAAATCCGCCGAAGTCGGGTGCGCGGGAGGATGTGCTCGCCGAGGGCATCGCCTGCTACCGGATGTTCATCTCCGGCCTGCTGGACATCACCGACAACCTCGTCGACGGCCAGGTGGTCCCGCCCGCCGACGTGGTCAGGCACGACGGGGACGACACCTACCTGGTGGTCGCCGCCGACAAGGGCACCGCGACGTTCTCCGACATCGCCAACGACGTGGCGAAGAAGTACGGCTTCTGGCTGGGCGACGCCTTCGCCTCGGGCGGCTCGATCGGCTACGACCACAAGGGCATGGGCATCACCGCCCGCGGCGCCTGGGAGTCGGTCAAGTACCACTTCCGCACGACCGGCGTGGACATCCAGACCACGGACTTCACGGTGGTCGGCGTCGGCGACATGTCCGGCGACGTGTTCGGCAACGGCATGCGGCTCTCCCAGCACATCAGGCTGCTCGCCGCCTTCGACCACCGGCACATCTTCGTCGACCCCGCCCCGGACGCCGCGCGCAGCTACGCCGAGCGCGCCCGGCTGTTCGCGCTGCCCCGCAGCTCGTGGGCCGACTACGACACCTCGCTCATCACCCAGGGCGGCGGCGTCTGGCCGCGGACGGCCAAGTCGATCCCGATCTCCCCGCAGATGCGCGCCGCGCTCGGCATCGCCGACGGCGTGATCTCGATGGCCCCCAACGACCTGATCAGCGCCATCCTGCGGGCCCCCGTCGACCTGCTGTGGAACGGGGGCATCGGCACCTACGCCAAGGCGTCGAGCGAGTCCAACATCGACGTCGGCGACAAGGCCAACGACGGCCTGCGGGTCAACGCCTCCGAGCTGCGCTGCAAGGTGATCGGCGAGGGCGGCAACCTGGGCTTCACCCAGCTGGCGCGGATCGAGTTCGCGCTCAGCGGCGGGCTCGTCAACACCGACTTCATCGACAACACCGCGGGTGTGGACACCTCCGACCACGAGGTGAACATCAAGGTCCTGCTGGACCGGGCGGTCCGCGACGGCGAGCTCACCGACAAGCAGCGCAACCAGCTCCTCCTCGCCATGACCGACGAGGTCGGGCAGCTCGTCCTGCGGGACAACTACGACCAGAACGTGGTGCTGGCCGCCGCCCGCGCGCAGGCGCCCGAGATGCTGCACGTCCACTCGCGCCAGCTCCGCAAGCTGGAACGGGCCGGACTGGTCAACCGGGAGCTGGAGTTCCTGCCCTCGGACAAGGCGCTCGCCGAGCGGCGCCAGGCCGGGCTCGGGCTGACCGCACCGGAGTTCTCGGTGCTGCTGGCCTACACCAAGCTGGTGGTGGACGCCGAGATCCTCGGCTCCGACCTGCCCGACGACCCCTACCTGGCGTCCTGGCTGGTGTCCTACTTCCCGACGGCGCTGCGCGAGCGTTTCCGCGACTACATGGACGCCCATCCGCTCCGCCGGGAGATCATCACCACCGGCGTGGTGAACGACCTGGTCAACTCCAGCGGAACCACCTTCATGTTCCGTCTCGGAGAGGAGAGCGGCGCGTCCACCCCGGACATCGCCCGCGCCTACCTCGTCACGCGTGAGGTCTTCGACCTGCCCAGTTTCTGGCGGCAGATCGAGGAGCTGGACAACAAGGTGGACACCTCAACTCAGATCGCCATGGAGCTGGAGGCCCGCAAGCTGGCCGAGCGCGGCACCCGCTGGCTGCTCGGCAACCGCCGCGCGCCGCTGGACCTGGCCTCCACGGTGAGCTTCTTCGCCAAGGGCATGAACGGCATGCTGGCGGACGTGCCCAAGCTGCTGACCGGCTCCGACCTGGTGGCGTTCGAGGAGCGCCGGGACGGGTTCATCGCCCGGGGCGTGCCCGCCGAGCTGGCCGAGCGGGTCTCCGCGATGGTCCCGGCCTACTCCACGTTCGACCTGGTGGAGGTTGCCTTCTACACCGGCAGGCCGGTGAGCGAGGTGGCCGAGGTCTACTTCGACCTGGCCGACCGGCTCCAGCTCTCCGGGCTCCGGGAGCGCATCATCGCCCTGCCCAGGGACAACCGGTGGAACTCCATGGCCAGGGCCGCGCTCCGCGACGACCTCTACGCCGCGCACGCCACGCTCACCCGTGACGTCATGCTGCACAGCACGCCGGGACTGTCGCCCGAGGAGCGCCTGGCGCACTGGGCCGAGGCCAACTCGGCGGCGATGAGCCGGGCCAGGCAGACCCTGTCGGAGATCTGGGAGAGCGACAACTTCGACCTTGCCACGCTCTCGGTGGCGCTGCGTGCGATCCGCACGCTGGTGACCGCCACCAACCTGCCGCCCAGCGAGGCCTGA
- the prfB gene encoding peptide chain release factor 2 has translation MALIDPAEEITELTGTLNSIQDVLDVDAIRKQLEELGEQAAAPDLWNDQEQAQKVTSKLSYLQGEINRIESLSRRLEDLSVLYELAAAEDDEDTREEADRELATLKGDIGALEVRTLLSGEYDAREAVVTIQSQAGGVDAADWAQMLQRMYLRWAERKGYPAEVYETSYAEEAGIKSTTFTVKAPYAYGTLRGEHGTHRLVRISPFDNQGRRQTSFAGVDVVPVVETTDHIDINEDDLRVDVYRSSGPGGQGVNTTDSAVRLTHLPTGIVVSCQNERSQLQNKATAMAVLQSKLLERKRQEEAAALNEIRGESTTSWGTQIRNYVLHPYQIVKDLRTGTEAGNPSAVLDGDLDEFIESEIRWTRRQESGAE, from the coding sequence GTGGCACTCATCGACCCGGCAGAAGAGATCACCGAGCTTACCGGCACGCTGAACAGCATTCAGGACGTGCTCGACGTCGACGCGATACGCAAGCAGCTCGAAGAGCTCGGTGAGCAGGCCGCCGCGCCCGACCTGTGGAACGACCAGGAGCAGGCTCAGAAGGTCACGAGCAAGCTCTCCTACCTGCAGGGTGAGATCAACAGGATCGAGTCCCTGAGCCGGCGGCTCGAGGATCTGAGCGTGCTGTACGAACTCGCCGCCGCCGAGGACGACGAGGACACCCGCGAGGAGGCCGACCGCGAGCTGGCGACCCTGAAGGGCGACATCGGCGCCCTGGAGGTCCGCACCCTGCTCTCGGGCGAGTACGACGCGCGGGAGGCGGTCGTCACGATCCAGTCCCAGGCCGGTGGCGTGGACGCCGCCGACTGGGCGCAGATGCTCCAGCGGATGTATCTGCGGTGGGCCGAGCGCAAGGGCTACCCGGCCGAGGTCTACGAGACCTCCTACGCCGAGGAGGCCGGGATCAAGTCGACGACCTTCACCGTGAAGGCGCCCTACGCCTACGGCACGCTCCGCGGCGAGCACGGCACGCACCGGCTGGTCCGCATCAGCCCGTTCGACAACCAGGGCCGCCGCCAGACCTCCTTCGCCGGTGTCGACGTCGTGCCGGTCGTGGAGACGACCGACCACATCGACATCAACGAAGACGACCTGCGCGTCGACGTCTACCGGTCCTCCGGCCCCGGCGGCCAGGGCGTCAACACCACCGACTCGGCGGTCCGCCTGACCCACCTGCCCACCGGCATCGTGGTCTCCTGCCAGAACGAGCGCTCCCAGCTGCAGAACAAGGCGACCGCGATGGCGGTTCTGCAGTCCAAGCTTCTGGAGCGCAAGCGGCAGGAGGAGGCCGCGGCGCTGAACGAGATCCGGGGCGAGTCCACCACCTCGTGGGGCACCCAGATCCGCAACTACGTGCTGCACCCCTACCAGATCGTCAAGGATCTGCGGACGGGGACCGAGGCGGGCAACCCCAGCGCGGTCCTCGACGGCGACCTCGACGAGTTCATCGAGTCGGAGATCCGCTGGACCCGCCGCCAGGAGTCGGGCGCCGAGTAG
- a CDS encoding serine hydrolase yields MTDLGGLFRAAGVTGFLHAVDLDTGAEVGHDADEPVVLASVFKMALLVEFYRQVDEGRLDAAERVTVMADRHTPGATGVSAMADDVTMSLRDLAYLMIAVSDNTAADALIGRVGLPAVNAMLAAMGLEETWVEHDCQDLFSSIVEDAGQREMPTDPAVIARLRALDPARTSRSTPRDMTRLLGMIWRDEAASAGSCASIRRLLGLQVWPHRLAAGFPYDDVAVSGKTGTLPTLRNEVGVVEYPDGGRYAVAVFTRSHGTAQNQPRADAVIGTAARAAVERIRG; encoded by the coding sequence ATGACCGACCTTGGCGGGCTGTTCCGCGCGGCCGGGGTGACCGGGTTCCTGCACGCGGTGGACCTGGACACCGGGGCCGAGGTCGGCCACGACGCCGACGAACCCGTGGTCCTGGCCTCGGTGTTCAAGATGGCGCTGCTGGTGGAGTTCTACCGGCAGGTGGACGAGGGGCGGCTGGACGCGGCCGAGCGGGTCACGGTCATGGCGGACCGCCACACCCCCGGAGCCACCGGAGTCTCGGCGATGGCCGACGACGTGACGATGTCCCTGCGCGACCTGGCCTACCTGATGATCGCGGTGAGCGACAACACCGCCGCCGACGCGTTGATCGGCAGGGTCGGCCTGCCGGCGGTCAACGCCATGCTCGCCGCCATGGGGCTGGAGGAGACCTGGGTCGAGCACGACTGCCAGGACCTGTTCTCCAGCATCGTCGAGGACGCCGGGCAGCGGGAGATGCCCACCGACCCCGCCGTGATAGCCCGGCTCCGGGCGCTCGACCCGGCGCGCACCAGCCGGAGCACCCCCCGCGACATGACACGGCTGCTCGGCATGATCTGGCGCGACGAGGCGGCCTCGGCCGGATCATGCGCCTCGATACGCAGGCTGCTCGGCCTGCAGGTCTGGCCGCACCGGCTCGCCGCCGGATTCCCCTACGACGACGTCGCGGTCAGCGGTAAGACCGGCACGCTGCCCACGCTCCGCAACGAGGTCGGCGTGGTGGAGTATCCCGACGGCGGGCGCTACGCCGTCGCCGTCTTCACCCGGTCGCACGGCACGGCGCAGAACCAGCCCCGCGCCGACGCGGTGATCGGCACCGCGGCGCGGGCCGCCGTGGAACGGATACGTGGCTGA
- a CDS encoding acetoacetate--CoA ligase codes for MVEEGALLWEPTPEVVRDAKITRYMAWLGRSGDYASLWQWSVDAPAEFWTSIWDYFEVVGERGDGPVISGTMPTAEWFTGSTLNYAANALRRAASDPDRPAMIFRDETGGRRTLTLGELAEEVARVRTGLAGLGVGRGDRVAAYAPNVPETLVAFLATASLGAIWSSCSPDFGAPSVIDRFTQIEPKVLIAVDGYDYNGRRFDRAEVVRDIAAKLPTLVAQVRMSSTDTGAPGAEQAPSGGAVHTLSWAELRGSAGPLTFEPVSFGHPLWIVYSSGTTGLPKPIVHGHGGVVLEHLKALSFHQDLGEEDVFFWYTTTGWMMWNYLIGGLLVGATVVLYDGSATHPGTDTLWRLAAEEKVTYFGTGAPYIVASMKAGLRPGGLTALRGLGSTGSPLPPEGFAWVHDALPEVQLGSFSGGTDVCTGFVGAVPLLPVRAGVIPCRCLGARVESFDPSGTPVVGEVGELVVTAPMPSMPVMFWNDAGGSRYRESYFADYPGVWRHGDWIKILPDGGSVIYGRSDSTLNRGGVRMGTSEFYRVVERFDEIADSLVIDTGQLGQDGRLLLYVTMAEGATLSDELIMGLRRALREGLSPRHVPNEIIVVPGIPRTLSGKKLEVPVRKILLGVPPEKAANLDAMANPEVLSHFTPMTR; via the coding sequence ATGGTTGAGGAAGGTGCGTTGCTCTGGGAACCCACCCCGGAGGTCGTGAGAGACGCCAAGATCACCCGCTACATGGCATGGCTCGGCCGGTCCGGTGACTACGCGTCCCTGTGGCAGTGGTCGGTGGACGCCCCGGCCGAGTTCTGGACATCGATCTGGGACTATTTCGAGGTCGTGGGTGAGCGTGGTGACGGGCCCGTCATATCTGGGACGATGCCCACAGCCGAATGGTTCACCGGATCGACGCTGAACTACGCGGCCAACGCGCTGCGCAGGGCCGCCTCCGACCCCGACCGGCCCGCGATGATCTTCCGCGACGAGACGGGCGGGCGGCGGACGCTCACCCTGGGAGAGCTGGCCGAGGAGGTCGCCCGGGTCCGCACCGGCCTGGCCGGGCTGGGCGTCGGACGGGGAGACCGGGTCGCCGCGTACGCGCCGAACGTGCCCGAGACCCTGGTCGCCTTCCTCGCCACCGCCTCCCTGGGCGCCATCTGGTCCTCCTGCTCCCCGGACTTCGGCGCGCCCAGCGTGATCGACCGCTTCACCCAGATCGAGCCGAAGGTGCTCATCGCGGTGGACGGCTACGACTACAACGGCAGGCGGTTCGACCGTGCCGAGGTCGTCCGGGACATCGCCGCCAAGCTGCCGACCCTGGTCGCACAGGTGCGGATGTCATCGACGGACACCGGCGCACCCGGTGCGGAGCAGGCCCCGTCCGGGGGCGCCGTCCACACCCTGAGCTGGGCGGAGTTGCGCGGCTCCGCGGGGCCGCTGACCTTCGAGCCGGTGTCCTTCGGCCACCCCCTCTGGATCGTCTACTCCTCCGGCACCACCGGGCTGCCCAAGCCGATCGTGCACGGCCACGGTGGCGTGGTGCTGGAGCACCTCAAGGCGCTCTCCTTCCACCAGGACCTGGGAGAGGAGGATGTGTTCTTCTGGTACACCACGACCGGCTGGATGATGTGGAACTACCTCATCGGCGGCCTGCTGGTCGGTGCGACGGTGGTTCTCTACGACGGCTCGGCCACCCACCCGGGGACCGACACGCTGTGGCGGCTGGCCGCCGAGGAGAAGGTCACCTACTTCGGCACCGGTGCGCCGTACATCGTCGCCTCCATGAAGGCGGGTCTGCGGCCCGGCGGGCTCACGGCGCTGCGCGGCCTCGGCTCCACCGGCTCGCCGCTGCCCCCCGAGGGGTTCGCCTGGGTGCACGACGCGCTGCCGGAGGTCCAGCTCGGCTCGTTCTCCGGCGGCACCGACGTCTGCACCGGCTTCGTCGGCGCGGTCCCGCTGCTCCCGGTCCGCGCGGGAGTCATCCCGTGCCGCTGCCTGGGGGCCAGGGTCGAGTCCTTCGACCCGTCGGGCACGCCGGTGGTCGGGGAGGTCGGTGAGCTGGTGGTGACCGCGCCGATGCCGTCGATGCCGGTCATGTTCTGGAACGACGCCGGCGGGTCGAGATACCGGGAGAGCTACTTCGCCGACTACCCCGGAGTCTGGCGGCACGGCGACTGGATCAAGATCCTTCCCGACGGCGGCTCGGTGATCTACGGCCGCTCCGACTCCACCCTCAACCGGGGCGGCGTCCGGATGGGCACCAGCGAGTTCTACCGCGTGGTGGAGCGCTTCGACGAGATCGCCGACAGCCTGGTCATCGACACCGGCCAGCTCGGCCAGGACGGGCGCCTGCTGCTCTACGTCACCATGGCCGAAGGCGCCACCCTGTCGGATGAGTTGATCATGGGCCTGCGACGCGCCCTGCGGGAGGGGCTGTCCCCCCGGCACGTGCCGAACGAGATCATCGTGGTCCCCGGGATCCCGCGCACCCTCAGCGGCAAGAAGCTGGAGGTCCCGGTCCGCAAGATCCTCCTCGGCGTCCCTCCCGAGAAGGCCGCCAACCTCGACGCCATGGCCAACCCCGAGGTCCTGTCCCACTTCACCCCGATGACGCGGTGA